The proteins below come from a single Roseiflexus sp. RS-1 genomic window:
- a CDS encoding glycosyltransferase: protein MPPLRAWLVGGGTGGHVYPALAVAAALNAHGAQFVVADTDGGRNRAMSRHTRWSALYVGSVGGMEAALVARESALPFHALPAAAVRGRNPLTMVRNLITLARGTGAAHRLIARDRPAAILGTGGYVCVPVFLAARLACVPTVIYQPDVVPGLAVRLLARLANLVACSVADSGRYLGLTPVDFERAVPQLETQNRTVRLIVTGYPVRQELFHADRRACRAVFGLSDDLPTLLVAGGSRGARSINRAIAALLPSLLPLMEIIHVCGREGDATFLRAAIRVLPENLQKRYHLFEYLHSAPDISGQEGLPSTPTMIAALVAADLAVCRSGASILGELPAVGLPAVLAPYPYVHQDENADYLVQRGAAVKVSDAALADTTEKGSLFRAIYRLLNCPEERRAMAERARALAQPDAAQKLAFLLETLVIRRQTA from the coding sequence CTGCCTCCTTTGCGCGCCTGGCTGGTTGGTGGCGGAACGGGCGGGCACGTGTATCCGGCGTTAGCCGTCGCCGCAGCACTCAACGCGCATGGGGCGCAATTCGTCGTCGCTGATACAGACGGTGGACGCAACCGGGCGATGTCGCGCCACACCCGCTGGTCGGCGCTGTATGTCGGCAGTGTCGGCGGCATGGAAGCCGCGCTGGTGGCGCGTGAGAGCGCCCTGCCATTCCACGCGCTGCCGGCGGCTGCGGTGCGGGGGCGGAATCCGTTGACCATGGTGCGCAACCTGATAACCCTGGCGCGTGGAACCGGAGCAGCGCACCGTCTGATTGCCCGTGATCGCCCTGCGGCAATCCTGGGAACGGGTGGATATGTGTGCGTACCGGTCTTTCTCGCAGCGCGGCTGGCGTGCGTGCCAACGGTGATCTACCAGCCTGATGTTGTTCCTGGGCTGGCTGTACGTTTGCTGGCGCGCCTGGCAAACCTGGTCGCCTGTAGCGTGGCGGACTCCGGGCGCTATCTGGGGTTGACCCCGGTGGATTTTGAGCGTGCCGTGCCCCAACTGGAAACGCAGAACCGGACAGTCCGCCTGATCGTGACCGGTTATCCGGTGCGGCAGGAATTGTTTCACGCCGACCGGCGCGCGTGCCGCGCGGTGTTTGGGTTGAGCGACGACCTGCCGACACTGCTCGTCGCTGGCGGCAGTCGCGGGGCGCGCAGCATCAATCGCGCTATTGCCGCCCTGCTACCATCGCTGTTACCATTGATGGAAATCATTCATGTGTGCGGTCGTGAAGGCGACGCGACATTTCTGCGCGCGGCGATCAGGGTATTGCCAGAGAACCTGCAAAAGCGGTATCATCTCTTTGAGTATTTGCATAGCGCGCCCGACATATCAGGGCAGGAGGGTTTGCCTTCAACACCGACGATGATCGCCGCGCTGGTCGCCGCCGATCTCGCGGTCTGTCGCAGCGGCGCATCGATACTTGGAGAATTGCCAGCGGTCGGCTTACCGGCAGTGCTGGCGCCGTACCCTTACGTTCACCAGGACGAGAATGCCGATTACCTGGTGCAGCGCGGCGCGGCGGTGAAGGTAAGCGATGCAGCATTGGCGGACACGACGGAAAAAGGATCGCTGTTTCGCGCAATTTACCGGCTCCTCAACTGTCCAGAAGAGCGTCGTGCAATGGCGGAACGCGCGCGGGCGCTGGCGCAACCGGACGCAGCACAGAAGCTCGCGTTCCTGCTGGAGACGCTGGTGATCAGGAGACAAACGGCATGA